From a single Flavobacteriales bacterium genomic region:
- the msrA gene encoding peptide-methionine (S)-S-oxide reductase MsrA has protein sequence MLRETITLGAGCFWCFEAVLKELKGVISVTSGYMGGRTNNPTYKEVCTGSTGHAEVAQVVFDPAILSLDQLLEVFWGTHDPTTKDRQGADVGSQYQSVIFYHTDEQQRTAMAYMKKLDESGAYAGRLVIEVVPAVEFYAAENYHKDYFALNGEQGYCQMVIRPKLDRFRKVFADRIN, from the coding sequence ATGTTACGAGAGACCATTACGCTGGGTGCAGGTTGCTTCTGGTGTTTCGAGGCAGTGTTGAAAGAACTCAAAGGAGTGATCTCAGTTACTTCGGGATACATGGGCGGCCGAACAAATAACCCCACGTACAAGGAAGTATGTACAGGAAGTACGGGCCATGCAGAAGTCGCACAAGTGGTGTTCGATCCGGCGATACTGTCTTTGGACCAATTGTTGGAAGTATTCTGGGGGACCCATGATCCGACGACCAAAGACAGGCAAGGAGCAGATGTGGGTTCACAGTACCAAAGTGTGATTTTTTATCACACGGATGAACAACAACGTACCGCAATGGCATATATGAAAAAGCTGGATGAAAGCGGTGCCTATGCCGGACGGTTGGTTATTGAGGTTGTTCCTGCCGTTGAGTTCTATGCCGCCGAGAATTACCATAAGGACTACTTTGCGTTGAATGGAGAGCAGGGATATTGCCAAATGGTGATCCGGCCCAAATTGGATAGGTTCCGTAAGGTTTTCGCTGACCGGATCAACTAA